The following coding sequences lie in one Rutidosis leptorrhynchoides isolate AG116_Rl617_1_P2 chromosome 4, CSIRO_AGI_Rlap_v1, whole genome shotgun sequence genomic window:
- the LOC139904540 gene encoding monooxygenase 1-like, whose product MDNNNNDEVVIIGAGICGLATALALYRKGIKSVVMERSESLRNTTGTSIITWQNGWRALEQLGVAETLRRTAVPIQTEQVVWLNEGKQEESPVNHEFRGLLRKDLINSLYNALPPDTVKFGCQLESIKMDLDTNKPVIRFINGTSITPKVVIGCEGGNSIVANFLNVKPTKLTSLCVVRGLTNYPNGHSFDRKFTRFHKNNIIVGRYQRDDNMVFWFCVHPYIPKDRRNWDDPEVIRRSTMKLLNDFPPEVQSMIEKAESNSLSYIRIRYRTPWDLFMGTFSKGTVTVAGDAMHIMGPFMGQGGSAGLEDTVVLARNMARLGLNGERKITVQGVEEAFKIYVKERRMRVVQLSLQTYLTGLIFGASSSTTKVLYFVLLSVLFRNSNGHIDYDCGVL is encoded by the exons atggataataataataatgatgaagtgGTGATAATTGGAGCAGGTATTTGTGGGTTAGCAACAGCCCTGGCTCTTTATAGAAAAGGAATAAAAAGTGTAGTAATGGAAAGATCTGAGAGCTTGCGAAACACCACCGGAACATCAATCATAACCTGGCAAAATGGTTGGCGAGCTCTTGAACAACTCGGTGTCGCTGAAACCCTCCGTCGCACTGCTGTCCCTATTCAAAC GGAACAAGTAGTATGGCTTAATGAGGGAAAACAGGAAGAAAGCCCAGT GAATCATGAATTTCGTGGCTTATTGAGGAAAGATCTTATAAACTCTCTTTATAATGCCCTTCCTCCGGACACTGTAAAGTTTGGTTGCCAACTTGAGTCTATAAAAATGGATCTGGATACTAATAAACCAGTTATTCGGTTCATCAATGGAACCTCCATTACACCCAAG GTTGTAATTGGTTGTGAAGGTGGCAACTCAATTGTTGCCAACTTTCTTAACGTTAAGCCTACAAAATTAACTTCGTTGTGTGTAGTTAGAGGTTTAACGAATTACCCTAATGGCCATTCGTTTGATCGTAAGTTTACTCGTTTCCATAAGAACAATATCATTGTGGGAAGATATCAAAGAGATGATAACATGGTTTTCTGGTTTTGTGTACACCCTTATATTCCTAAAG ATAGAAGAAATTGGGATGATCCCGAGGTAATCCGTCGGTCAACTATGAAGTTGCTAAACGATTTTCCACCAGAAGTTCAATCAATGATCGAAAAAGCGGAGTCAAATTCACTATCTTATATACGCATAAGATATCGCACACCATGGGACTTATTTATGGGGACATTTTCTAAAGGAACGGTGACAGTTGCTGGTGATGCGATGCATATCATGGGTCCATTTATGGGTCAAGGTGGTTCAGCAGGGTTAGAAGATACAGTAGTGCTGGCTAGAAACATGGCTCGGTTGGGTTTGAATGGTGAAAGAAAGATAACAGTCCAAGGTGTTGAAGAAGCTTTTAAGATTTATGTAAAAGAACGAAGGATGAGAGTGGTTCAATTGTCGTTGCAAACTTACCTCACAGGCCTGATATTTGGCGCTAGTTCAAGTACTACGAAGGTTTTATATTTCGTATTATTGTCTGTTCTGTTTCGCAACTCAAATGGTCATATTGATTATGATTGTGGTGTTCTTTGA